The genomic DNA CCGAAGCAGCAGAAATGTGCAGAACTGGTGTTTCTGCTGCAGAGAATGTGCCTTTTCCACCCTCCTCCTGGAGGAACCAGCGCCTACAACTACCCCGGCTTTCCAAGCTGGTTTTGGAGAAGCCCTGGCCCTAGGTGCTTAACTATAAAACTGGGTTTGCTCTAATGGGCTTCTCCTCTCCTACACAGGATctcagaacggttcgggttggaagggaccttaaaggtcacccagtgccaccccctgccctgggcagggacacctcccaccagcccaggttgctccaagccccgtccagcctggccttgaacccctccagggatggggcagccacagcttctctgggcaacctgggccaggggctcaccaccctcacaatgaagaatttcttcctaatatctagtctaaatctctcctctttcagtttaaaaccattaccccttgtcctatcactacactccctgataacaagtccctccccagctttcctgtagccgttttagggactggaaggggctccaaggtgtccctggagccttcccttctccaggctgaacgtctcccagcctgccctcacagcagaggggctccagctctcggTCATTTTTGTCTCCTCTGGACTCGCATCGGCAGCTGCCGTTCCTTCACAGCAGGTATGAAATGCGGTGTGGCTCCGTGTACATCATTCCTGCCTGTTTTCTGCCCTCGGAGGAGGAAAACAATCAAACTTCATTCCCTTTGCAAGCCCCACAACCGGTGGAACTTGTTAGTGCTCCTTTACGGCTGCTGAGACCTCGGCCGAGCGCGGCCGCCTTTCCCTCGGCCGGGCCGTGGCAGCGGCCCTTCACCCGAGAGGAGCCCAGAAGCGCCCAGAGGCCCCTCTCCGCCCCCAGCAAGCCGTCCCGGTTCCCGGTGGAGCCCAGCCGGGGCTCGGGCGAGGGGATTCCCCCGCCGGGAGCGGGAATGGGCACGGCCGGGAAGggcccgccccgctgccggcccggggcgggcggcggtggccatggccggggccgggggggccggtgCGCTGCGGGTGCTGGTGGACATGGACGGGGTCCTGGCCGACTTCGAGGGCGCCGTGCTGCGGGGTTTCGTCTCCCGCTTCCCCGGGGAGCCGCGGGTGGAGCTGGCGGAGCGGAGGGGCTTCTCGGTGCGGGAGCAGTACTGCAGCCTGCGGGAGGACCTGGGGGTGAGCGCGGCCGGGGACGGGGAACCGGCGGGTTGGAAAATGGGGAGGGGGCTCCTGCTTTACCAaacccctctctccctctcgTTCCCTGGGGGCGAAAGGAATCTCCTCTTCCCACCGCAAAGCAGAGGGGAgggttggtttttatttttaagggggTGCTACAAAGGGTTGTTTGATGCTAACAACAGCCTTAATTTGTATAGTGATAATTCATCTCTCGGGGGagggtgggcggggggggaggttGTTGCCAGCCCTTTAGAGAGAGGTGTGTGTGCGGGAGTTGGCCATGAGTGATTTAGTTATACAAATAACTGGATGTAACTATTCACTGAACCCTCTTCAGTGTGTTCTTTACCCACTCGTGAACTGCCCTTGCCATGCGGCACTAGCAATAACTTACCTAAAGCTCGCTGAGCTCTCCATAAGTGTTAACGTagcaagaaatataaaaaatatatatgggtTTTGTACAGCTAATAAAACCCCATatctgtatcattccctgtgcgTGCTCTGACAAGCAAAGCGCACGGTAAGCGATCTGGGGTAGTATGTAAAACGCTTGTGGTACACCCTACGCCTGTGCAAattgttgctatttttaatgtttgCTAATGACTTGAATGAATAGGGGAGACATTTgcaaggcaaaatgaaaaataccatgAATCCGGACTTCACGCTTCCTTCAGGCTACAGCAGGACCATCAGGGACTGTAAGAACACGGACAGATGCTGAGCCAGGCTGTGCCGTGCGCTGCCCCTGAGAAGTTCATTGCTAATTTTGGGATCGTGTATTGAGCCTGTAGGTTTTTTTACTGCTAAGAAATGACAATTCACATTAATTTCCCTCCTGCTCCATAGGGCGGTAGGGGCCCCGGCACCAGTGTGAGGGACGGGAGCGCTGGGTCTGGGCAGCATTTCCACAGGCTCCAAACTGACCAAGCTCTAACTGATGGCTATTGATGCTCAAAATTTAGCAGAACTAGTAAATATAGGGACTAGGCATGATTTGTTTATCATTTTATATAAACAAACATGATTTATTGCTTGAGTATTCCTTGCGTGATTCCCACTTGGGTATAGCAGGCAAAAATACTGCAAGTAGTTTAAGGGGTCGTGGCTTTTTATTTGGACAGTCTACAATCTGATCTGTCCTGAAAGTTGTGTTCTGTTCTATTTCTGGCATTCCCATTCCCTAATTTGGTTCATGCTCATCCTGTTCCTTCCCAGACCGCAGGTGTGTCAATGAAATAACCAGATAACTGGTTTGAATCCCACACGGACCAGCACTGGCAGAAAGCTCTTATCTTGCTGTTCGTTATTAGCTTGCCTTCCTGAGGGAATTAGGTTTGTGTAGTCGTGTTGTGTGTCTGTCTCCTCCAGTAACCTCTGGATCTCCAGGCTGGTTTAGGTACATTTGGCAGAAcaataaagttttaaatatttgaagcTCCTTCAGGTTTTATGTAAATACCATGGCTGGTTAACCCAGACAGTTTCAAAAAAGGATTCGACATCCCCAGCAGTGGCAAAAATTTCTAGAATTGTTTTAAGTATTGCAAATGGGAAAGCTTAGGGATAGATATAATTCCTCTAGTTTTGTATCCGAGTTGTTTCTTGCTAATGGAAGTTAAAAGCGAAGGTTCAACAGCGATGGgatgaaaatgaggaaagaaaattattttactttctttttctagtaacttttttttttttggacaaatgGTTTTTTGGTTCTAAGAGTCATCAAATCAAATTCCTTTTTCCAGCAAAGCCAGACATTCTTGTGACGTGGTGGAAACTTGCCAGCGTCTAGTGCCTTGCTGCAGGATAAAAGAGCTTTCAGGCAGAAGCCCTGATTCTGTAATTGAATCTCCTCGGGAAGAGCTCCAGGGAATTGTTGCTGGGATCAGCTGGGCTTTGCATGGAAACAGAGATCTGGGCAGATGTGATTGCCACGTCTTCACCTAGACTCCTTAACCTCTTCTGATTTGCATGTGAAACCAGGCAGTGCTTCCAAATTTCTGGCTGTTGGTTTATGAGTATCTGTAAATTACGCTAGCTGGGTGAGCACTGTCAGCTGGGAGACTTGGTTAATGCTGACTCCTCATTGCTGCTTAATTGAAATGGTTTTTATGTTGATGCTCCACCGGTGATACAGAGTAAGGAGATCATCAGCTGCACGATAAAGTGATCTGGTACAATTTCTAAGCAAAGCTGCCAGCCTGCCTTTGAAGAATACTTATCAAGAGCTAAGttttctaaattattctgtggtATAGGAACTTTAATACTTCCAGAAAAATGCTGtctcagcacctctgaaattcACTATGTGACCCCAGGGAAGGTAAGATTTGTGTGCCTTAGGGTAGAAGAGATACTGGAAGCTCAACCTCTCTCTCCGAAAATGAAATTTAGGCCTGGAAGTGGACTTAGCCCTTGTGGCTGCTGCTGCGGGTGCTTCGTCAGGATGGGCTGTGTGATAGGAGGGGCCGCCTGCTGCAACCTGCACCGAAACGCTCTGATTTAACACAGGCCGCTGAACGGTCACCGGgtagaaaattttgaaattaactAACCAGAGTTGGACTCAAACCAGTGAACTTCCTAATAGTAAGAGGTGCGAGAATGTCTTATcagtaaactaaaaaaaaaataaaaaaggactggAAGGAGAGTCCTACCTAGAGGCGCGGGAATTGCCCTGGAAATCCTACTTCTCCTCATAGAGATTAAAGATGCCACTGTACTGTATCATAGTAAATTCCTTTTACCTTTTTGCACCCTTTTTGTCTACTTTAGCCTGGGAAAACATTGCTCCTCCAGTAATATTGTTTCTTTCCTACTTAAAAATGATTATAACTTTAGGGAGAACCTCCTTTCCCACCTGTTTGCCATTAATGACTTCTCTGATTCCTGTGGCATCCCACACACTTGTACGGAAGGTGGGTTTACCACCGAGAGCAGGTGCAGAGGGAGAAAAGATGAAGCTGTGATCCCCTTAATCGCCCTGCTCCGTCCACTGCTAAGGTTGCGTGCTGGGGGTCGGAGGAGGGGAGCGGTCGGTGGGACCCACCCGAATCACCACCAGCCCCGGCTGGGACTCACGGAGGCGCACAGGTCAGTTGATAAAGCCCAAGGTTcttggggcagcacagggatccACCTCTGAATCTCCTGCCGCTGTCTCACACCCTTCTGAGTAGACTTTGCACCAGCACGTTATCACCGAGGAGCAGCTGGCCATGCTGAGGTCAGGATCTGCTCCTTTAACGACTGTTATTGTAGTGTGTGATTGAAAATCACAGAAAGCAGCGAAGAAACGTAGTTTTCCTAGCACGcttgtcctcttccttccctcttgctGAGCTGTTCTGGTCTGAAAGGGTTAACCCCAAATACATGGCTGTGCTGACCTGGCCCCTCTGCTGTGTATGGTAATTAGCGTGGTCACCATATTGCCCTGTTTGCTCTGAAGGAAACGAGGGCTATTGGGGGGTACACGTGTCTACCCACGCGTCCCTGGTAAATTCCGGAGCCGTTAAGCAAATTTCAGTCAAATGTGACAGAGGAGCAGAAGCTTCAAACTTGTTCCTTCAATTTTCACAAGAGTTAGTAGAGAGAGACCTGCTGGGAAGGGGTGAGGCGTGAGCTCTCCCTCTCTCAGTCGAGCCGTAGGTCAGCGCCACGTTTGTGGTGCTGCTCATGGAGATGCTTGGGGAAACAAAGCCAGGTCGGGATCAGCTCTGCCTCCTCGCTCCAAACGAGCCACCCAGAGTAACTTCTCCTTGTGTTCCCGAGCTGGACTTTCCCCAGAGCCCTAAAGGTGAGAAACTTTATAATCCACTCTTGGTGTGAAGCGTCACCTCGCTCTCTAAAGCAATGGCCCTTTGATGGCTGTTACACGCGGGGTAACTGGGCAACTGTTGTGCACAGAGCTCGGATAAAAGCGTAAGTGTTGCTAATTGTCCTCCTGTCTCTTGCAGGATAAGGTAGCCAGTGTCTACGAATCGCCTGGCTTCTTTCTAGATTTGGATCCAGTTCCAGGAGCCCTTGAAGCTATGCAGGAGATGATCCGCATGCAGGAGTAAGGAAACTTTGCACTTTGCAGCCCTTTGCCATTATCTTACGCCCTTTCCCCTGACTGCTAATGAAGGCTGTTTCTTTTCAGCACTGAAGTCTTTATTTGCACAAGTCCTCTCCGGAAATATGAGCACTGCATCGTGGAAAAGGTGGGAGACAATTTCTTCTACTggttttaatgctgcttttgcaAAGCCTTGCTATTTCATAGCGCCCAAGTCGGGGTCATTCATTTATAAAGAcagcagctggcgcaggctgccgGGTGTCCCCTGTGGCTGAGGGGCGGCTGCCCGGACACAGCAATAGTGTAGGACAGGGAATCTCGGAGTGCCCCGTGACGCCAGCCTTATTGTGGGGCACGTGACCCCTCTCCTCTTGGAGATGGCTTATGACACTGGGGCTCCAGCAAAGGAACGGTTGCAGCATGGCCCAGAGGGATGGGATATTCCCAGAGGATTCCACACTGGAGGCTCCTCAACCGACAAAACCTTGTTCTGTCTAAATCTGGAGCCTGAGATCTCCAGCTGTCCTGAAAGAGGCCGATCCCGAGTTAAGAGGAGGCTGTAGCGTTGGGATTAGCCCTGTTTGCCACTGGCACAAGAATGGAGGGGAGGACCTCAG from Rissa tridactyla isolate bRisTri1 chromosome 15, bRisTri1.patW.cur.20221130, whole genome shotgun sequence includes the following:
- the NT5C gene encoding 5'(3')-deoxyribonucleotidase, cytosolic type codes for the protein MAGAGGAGALRVLVDMDGVLADFEGAVLRGFVSRFPGEPRVELAERRGFSVREQYCSLREDLGDKVASVYESPGFFLDLDPVPGALEAMQEMIRMQDTEVFICTSPLRKYEHCIVEKYKWVEKHLGPEFVERIILTRDKTVVSADLLFDDKDTIRGAELNPSWEHVLFTCCHNRHLQLQAQRRRLLSWADDWKGILESKRRQ